One window of Corynebacterium sp. P3-F1 genomic DNA carries:
- the murI gene encoding glutamate racemase, with protein MVEVDDFSSSYDGEYNNAPIGIFDSGFGGLTVARALMDQLGNESILYIGDGANGPYGPKPIAQVREHATAIADELVERGCKMIVIACNTASAAFLHDARERYSVPVIEVIQPAVRRAIATTRNGKVGVIGTQATIRSHAYQDLFSIASGIEVTAAACPAFVEFVERGVTSGRQILGVAQGYLEPLQAAGVDTLVLGCTHYPLLSGVIQLAIGDDVTLVSSAEETAKDVLRVLTEQDMFAAPDQAPARTFESTGDPESFNRLAARFLGPQVSAVAHDA; from the coding sequence GTGGTTGAGGTGGATGATTTCAGCAGCAGTTACGACGGCGAGTACAACAACGCGCCCATCGGCATTTTCGACTCGGGTTTCGGGGGATTGACGGTAGCCCGTGCATTGATGGATCAGCTGGGCAACGAGTCCATTCTTTATATCGGCGACGGCGCCAACGGCCCGTACGGGCCGAAGCCCATCGCGCAGGTCCGTGAGCACGCGACGGCGATCGCGGACGAGCTGGTGGAGCGCGGCTGCAAAATGATCGTGATCGCGTGCAATACCGCATCGGCCGCCTTCCTCCACGACGCGCGAGAGCGGTACAGCGTCCCGGTCATCGAGGTGATTCAACCGGCGGTCCGCCGCGCTATTGCAACGACACGCAACGGGAAGGTAGGGGTGATCGGTACTCAGGCGACGATCCGTTCGCACGCGTACCAAGATCTGTTCTCTATCGCCTCAGGGATCGAGGTCACGGCGGCGGCGTGTCCGGCATTCGTCGAGTTTGTTGAGCGGGGTGTCACGTCCGGCCGTCAGATTCTCGGTGTGGCGCAGGGATATCTGGAGCCGTTGCAAGCGGCAGGGGTGGACACGCTCGTGCTCGGGTGCACCCACTATCCGTTGCTTTCCGGTGTGATCCAGTTGGCGATCGGGGACGACGTCACGCTGGTTTCCTCGGCGGAGGAAACGGCGAAGGACGTGCTGCGCGTGCTCACTGAGCAGGACATGTTCGCCGCTCCCGATCAGGCCCCGGCGCGCACATTCGAGTCCACGGGTGATCCGGAATCGTTCAACCGACTCGCCGCGCGTTTCTTGGGGCCGCAGGTGTCCGCTGTCGCGCACGACGCGTAG
- a CDS encoding MBL fold metallo-hydrolase: protein MKLTVLGCTGSLSAPGNPGSSYLVNPDEGQPGILMDFGPGALAALQDVADPSDAHLVFSHLHADHCSDTASLIVWRRFHPTAPATRRHILAGPSYAPEHLGRLGANGPDDIDDISDTFDVRSWNGQPLTIDEVTVTPFPVVHPAVESHALRIEHRDSGKVITFSGDSAFAPTLIDAARGADLFLCEAAWGPETDENTPAGMHMSGREAGRIAREAGVRKLVLVHIQPWTDKDATLRAAAEEFDGEIVVGNAKDVYEV from the coding sequence ATGAAATTGACAGTTCTCGGCTGCACGGGGTCGTTGTCGGCACCGGGCAATCCCGGCTCGTCGTATCTGGTCAATCCAGATGAGGGACAGCCTGGCATTCTCATGGACTTCGGGCCTGGGGCACTAGCTGCATTGCAGGATGTCGCGGATCCGTCCGATGCGCATCTGGTGTTCAGCCATTTGCATGCCGATCACTGTTCTGACACGGCGTCGTTGATCGTGTGGCGTCGCTTCCATCCGACGGCGCCTGCTACCCGTCGCCACATTCTCGCCGGGCCGAGCTACGCGCCGGAGCACCTCGGCCGGCTGGGGGCGAATGGCCCGGATGATATCGACGATATTTCGGACACGTTCGATGTCCGGTCATGGAACGGGCAACCGCTGACCATTGATGAAGTGACGGTCACTCCGTTCCCTGTCGTGCACCCCGCCGTTGAATCGCATGCGCTGCGGATCGAGCACCGGGATTCGGGCAAGGTAATCACCTTCTCCGGCGATTCCGCGTTCGCGCCCACGCTTATCGACGCAGCACGCGGCGCCGACCTCTTCCTCTGCGAAGCCGCGTGGGGTCCGGAGACAGATGAGAACACGCCTGCTGGGATGCACATGTCGGGCCGGGAAGCTGGCCGGATTGCCCGGGAAGCGGGAGTGAGAAAGCTGGTCCTCGTTCACATCCAACCCTGGACGGACAAGGATGCCACCCTGCGGGCCGCGGCCGAGGAATTCGACGGCGAGATTGTCGTCGGCAACGCGAAGGACGTCTACGAGGTATAG
- the rph gene encoding ribonuclease PH, translated as MTEAQDTFSALDSDEFVRADGRALDEMRPVRITRGFTTNPAGSVLVEFGNTRVMCTASAEEGVPRFKKDSGEGWLTAEYAMLPSATHERMPRESMKGKVKGRTHEISRLVGRSLRAAVDLTQLGENTIQLDCDVLQADGGTRTASITGAYVALADAIAHLKERGLVPGEPLLPPVAAVSVGIVDGRVCLDLPYEEDSRAEVDLNVVMNESGNFVEVQGTGEHGVFGREQLDAMLNSAEKGCAELIAAQKAALGW; from the coding sequence ATGACTGAAGCACAAGACACCTTTAGCGCTCTTGACTCCGATGAATTCGTCCGTGCCGACGGCCGGGCGCTCGATGAGATGCGGCCGGTCCGCATCACCCGCGGATTCACAACGAACCCGGCGGGAAGCGTCCTCGTCGAATTCGGCAACACGCGCGTGATGTGCACCGCCAGTGCCGAAGAGGGGGTGCCGCGGTTCAAGAAGGATTCCGGCGAGGGCTGGCTCACCGCCGAATACGCCATGCTTCCCTCGGCGACGCACGAGCGCATGCCGCGCGAGTCCATGAAAGGGAAGGTCAAAGGTCGCACCCACGAGATCTCCCGCCTCGTCGGGCGTTCACTGCGCGCTGCGGTGGATCTGACGCAGCTGGGGGAGAACACGATCCAGCTCGACTGCGACGTCTTGCAGGCGGATGGCGGAACCCGCACCGCCTCCATCACGGGTGCGTACGTAGCTCTGGCCGATGCGATCGCGCACCTCAAAGAGCGCGGCCTTGTGCCGGGCGAGCCATTGCTTCCCCCGGTGGCTGCGGTGTCTGTCGGCATTGTCGACGGCCGCGTGTGCCTCGACCTGCCGTATGAGGAAGACTCTCGCGCTGAGGTGGACCTGAACGTGGTGATGAACGAATCCGGCAATTTCGTCGAGGTGCAGGGCACTGGTGAACACGGAGTGTTCGGCCGTGAACAGTTGGACGCGATGCTCAACTCGGCAGAGAAAGGTTGTGCAGAGCTCATTGCGGCGCAGAAGGCGGCACTGGGATGGTGA
- a CDS encoding isochorismatase family protein — protein MDTANTGKRALVVVDVQNDFCPGGALGTERGDIVAEKIADLIGADGEGAGTYSRIVATQDWHINPGTHFSETPDFIDSWPVHCVAESEGAALREPIADVAFDEFFRKGEYEAAYSGFEGASISENALLAEWLRARGVDEIDVVGIATDHCVRATVLDGLKEGFSVRVLSDLCSPVDDVRGAHALDEMREAGAVIA, from the coding sequence GTGGACACAGCGAACACTGGAAAACGAGCACTCGTCGTTGTCGACGTGCAGAACGACTTCTGCCCGGGCGGTGCGCTGGGAACCGAGCGGGGCGACATCGTCGCCGAGAAGATCGCGGACTTGATCGGCGCCGACGGTGAGGGAGCCGGCACCTACTCCCGCATCGTCGCCACCCAGGACTGGCACATCAACCCAGGCACGCACTTCTCCGAGACTCCCGATTTCATTGACTCGTGGCCTGTTCATTGCGTGGCCGAATCCGAGGGGGCGGCGCTGCGCGAACCGATCGCCGACGTCGCCTTCGACGAGTTCTTCCGCAAAGGCGAGTACGAGGCGGCGTACAGCGGGTTCGAGGGGGCGTCGATAAGCGAAAATGCCCTGCTCGCGGAATGGCTGCGTGCGCGCGGCGTCGACGAAATCGATGTCGTGGGCATCGCGACCGACCACTGCGTGCGCGCAACCGTGCTCGACGGGCTGAAAGAAGGGTTCAGCGTACGCGTTCTCAGCGATTTGTGCTCGCCGGTGGACGACGTGCGTGGCGCCCACGCCCTCGACGAGATGCGCGAAGCCGGGGCGGTCATCGCATGA
- the rdgB gene encoding RdgB/HAM1 family non-canonical purine NTP pyrophosphatase, protein MVTPVKVLVASGNAKKLVELETVLKELGVEAVELVSLKEIPAYPEPVENGLTFAENALIKAREGARQSGLACVADDSGLSVDALNGMPGILSARWCGRHGDDRANNDLLLAQTSDVDDAHRGAAFVSCCALVTPAGEEFTAEGRWEGTLLREPQGAGGFGYDPIFAPADAPGMSAAQLTPEEKNARSHRGTALRELAPRIAELVNG, encoded by the coding sequence ATGGTGACCCCTGTGAAGGTGCTTGTAGCCTCCGGCAACGCGAAGAAGCTCGTGGAGCTGGAGACTGTGTTGAAAGAGCTCGGAGTCGAGGCTGTCGAGCTCGTCTCCCTCAAAGAGATCCCGGCTTATCCCGAGCCAGTCGAAAATGGGCTGACGTTCGCGGAGAACGCGTTGATCAAGGCGCGTGAGGGCGCACGGCAATCCGGATTGGCCTGCGTCGCCGATGATTCGGGGCTATCCGTCGACGCGCTCAACGGCATGCCGGGCATCCTCTCCGCCCGCTGGTGCGGACGGCACGGGGATGACCGCGCCAATAACGATCTTCTGCTCGCGCAAACGAGCGATGTCGACGATGCGCACCGTGGCGCCGCATTCGTGTCCTGCTGCGCGTTGGTCACCCCAGCGGGAGAGGAGTTCACCGCCGAGGGCCGCTGGGAAGGCACCCTGCTGCGTGAGCCCCAGGGGGCAGGCGGGTTCGGATACGACCCGATTTTCGCTCCTGCCGACGCGCCGGGCATGTCCGCCGCCCAGCTCACACCGGAAGAGAAGAATGCCCGCTCCCACCGCGGCACGGCTCTGCGCGAGTTGGCCCCCCGCATCGCAGAGCTGGTGAACGGGTAG
- a CDS encoding DUF3618 domain-containing protein has product MARDINDIQRDIERTRGNLAATIDELADRTSPENLANDAKKQVTAKLQDESVQKVLAGIGVAVAALVAVSFANKRKKKKDLKELQRLLSQR; this is encoded by the coding sequence GTGGCACGAGACATCAACGACATTCAGCGCGATATTGAGCGCACCCGCGGCAACCTCGCCGCCACCATCGACGAGTTGGCGGACCGTACGAGCCCGGAGAACCTGGCGAACGATGCGAAGAAGCAGGTCACTGCAAAACTGCAGGACGAGTCCGTGCAAAAGGTGCTCGCCGGCATCGGTGTGGCGGTTGCCGCGCTCGTGGCGGTCAGCTTCGCCAACAAGCGCAAGAAGAAGAAGGACCTCAAGGAGCTGCAGCGTCTGCTGTCGCAGCGTTAA
- a CDS encoding Ig-like domain-containing protein — MTENSVSRWRRLIAAGAALMLVGGTVAACTIDRPENVADSESAEQEKHDPAVISVADGAEDVEPSDPVTVSAPDGLESVSMKNEEGREVEAEFNPDKTEWTTTEPLGYGREYTVEAVTVNGETSQSVFTTVVPDGQISAYIGPLDGSEVGVAHAVNVYFDSAPADRQAIQDAITIETSNDTEGAFYWLDSQHLIWRPKEYWVPGTEVTVTADIYGKSFGDGIYGAEDAKSTFTIGDLVKAVVDDNTKTLTVYHNDEEMRSFPVSLGRDGEFATPNGLYVVGDRNESMTMDSTTYGLALENGGYRTSVNYATQMSWSGIYVHSAPWAIGALGSYNQSHGCVNATPDDAQWFMNYVKPGDPVEVVNTSGGTLQGLDGLGYWNLDWETLKAGNVDEG, encoded by the coding sequence ATGACTGAAAATTCTGTGTCGCGTTGGCGTCGGCTCATTGCTGCCGGAGCGGCCCTGATGTTGGTCGGGGGCACTGTGGCAGCGTGCACTATCGACCGTCCCGAAAACGTGGCGGACTCGGAGAGCGCTGAGCAGGAAAAGCACGACCCCGCGGTCATCTCTGTCGCGGATGGTGCGGAGGACGTGGAACCGAGCGATCCAGTGACCGTGAGTGCGCCTGACGGCCTCGAGTCAGTGTCCATGAAGAACGAGGAAGGCCGGGAGGTCGAGGCCGAGTTCAATCCCGACAAGACCGAATGGACCACAACGGAACCACTAGGTTACGGGCGTGAATACACCGTCGAAGCGGTGACGGTCAATGGCGAGACCTCGCAGTCTGTTTTCACAACCGTTGTGCCCGACGGACAGATCTCCGCCTACATCGGGCCGTTGGACGGTTCGGAAGTCGGAGTCGCTCACGCGGTGAATGTCTACTTCGACAGTGCACCGGCAGACCGTCAAGCCATTCAGGACGCGATCACGATAGAGACCTCGAACGACACCGAGGGCGCGTTTTACTGGTTGGATTCCCAGCACCTGATCTGGCGTCCGAAAGAGTATTGGGTGCCCGGAACCGAGGTGACGGTCACAGCCGATATCTACGGCAAGAGTTTCGGCGATGGCATATACGGTGCGGAGGACGCTAAATCCACGTTCACCATCGGTGATCTGGTGAAGGCGGTTGTGGACGACAACACCAAGACGCTTACCGTGTACCACAACGACGAAGAGATGAGATCCTTCCCTGTGTCGTTGGGGCGTGACGGTGAGTTCGCCACCCCGAACGGTCTTTACGTGGTCGGCGACAGGAATGAATCCATGACCATGGACTCCACGACCTACGGGTTAGCGCTGGAAAATGGCGGATACCGCACCTCCGTCAACTACGCCACGCAGATGTCCTGGTCCGGCATTTACGTCCACTCGGCACCGTGGGCAATTGGTGCTTTGGGCAGCTACAACCAGTCGCACGGCTGCGTCAACGCCACCCCAGACGACGCTCAGTGGTTCATGAACTACGTCAAGCCGGGCGACCCGGTAGAAGTCGTGAACACCAGCGGCGGCACGTTGCAAGGTTTGGACGGTTTGGGGTACTGGAACCTTGATTGGGAGACCCTCAAGGCCGGCAACGTCGACGAAGGCTAG
- a CDS encoding TIGR00730 family Rossman fold protein, whose amino-acid sequence MSTEPFSPSAPIAAVTVFAGAREGVDETMTTAAYNFGTALARNGITLVYGGGRLGMMGAVAQGAIDGGGETVGIMPKHLAQHEIAHTGLTELVLVDSLAERKRVMNERCGAFVALPGGAGTLDELFDEWTNQQLGLHTKPIGLLDAAFWHPLTAMIDHLVAAGFVRQADRDSLIVADCPDALLQALADWEPQPPRWGQPTL is encoded by the coding sequence GTGAGTACCGAGCCTTTCTCCCCCAGTGCCCCGATTGCTGCTGTCACGGTATTTGCCGGCGCGCGCGAAGGGGTGGACGAGACGATGACTACGGCCGCGTACAACTTCGGAACAGCTCTCGCCCGCAACGGCATCACTCTCGTCTACGGAGGCGGCCGCCTGGGCATGATGGGAGCCGTCGCGCAAGGCGCGATCGACGGTGGCGGAGAAACGGTCGGAATCATGCCTAAGCACCTCGCCCAGCACGAGATCGCTCATACGGGTCTGACCGAACTCGTCTTGGTGGACAGCCTCGCAGAACGCAAACGCGTCATGAACGAAAGATGCGGCGCATTCGTCGCGCTCCCCGGAGGCGCGGGCACACTCGACGAGCTTTTCGACGAATGGACCAACCAGCAACTCGGCCTCCACACCAAACCCATCGGGTTGCTCGATGCGGCTTTCTGGCACCCCTTGACCGCCATGATCGATCACCTGGTCGCCGCGGGCTTCGTCCGCCAGGCAGACCGCGACAGCCTCATCGTCGCCGACTGCCCCGACGCGTTGTTGCAGGCCTTGGCTGACTGGGAGCCGCAACCGCCTCGGTGGGGACAGCCCACGTTGTAG
- the bcp gene encoding thioredoxin-dependent thiol peroxidase, whose product MTEATRLTEGDKAPDFSLPNDKGDTVSLADYAGKRVIVYFYPRANTPGCTTEACDFSENLSEFEEASVAVIGISPDSPEKLAKFRADHDLTIELLSDESKEVMTAYGAFGEKKNYGKIVQGVIRSTFLVGADGTIESAQYNVKATGHVGRLLRDLDL is encoded by the coding sequence ATGACTGAAGCAACGCGTTTGACTGAAGGCGACAAAGCGCCGGATTTCTCCCTCCCCAACGACAAAGGCGACACCGTCTCACTCGCGGACTACGCCGGTAAGCGCGTCATCGTGTACTTCTACCCCAGGGCCAACACCCCGGGGTGCACCACCGAGGCGTGCGACTTCAGCGAGAACCTCTCCGAATTCGAGGAAGCATCTGTCGCCGTCATCGGCATCAGCCCCGACTCCCCGGAGAAGCTGGCGAAATTCCGCGCGGACCACGACCTGACCATCGAGCTGCTCAGCGATGAATCCAAAGAGGTCATGACCGCCTACGGCGCCTTCGGCGAGAAGAAGAACTACGGCAAGATCGTTCAGGGTGTCATCCGCTCTACTTTCCTCGTCGGTGCCGACGGCACCATCGAATCCGCCCAGTACAACGTCAAGGCAACCGGCCACGTTGGGCGCCTGCTGCGCGACCTGGATCTATAG
- a CDS encoding MarR family winged helix-turn-helix transcriptional regulator codes for MENKDTLTAFEADTWARMWSCHMQLPCALDAQLKRDSDVTYYEFQAMLKISESPNSSRRMTDLSEATTMSLSHLSRVITRLEKKGFVARIPDPNDGRATFAALTPAGQRAVAAGMPGYVAELRRIFFDNLTESELEVFASALARINSTMSGEVAPEYSSTGLRATGAA; via the coding sequence ATGGAAAACAAGGACACTCTCACGGCGTTCGAGGCGGACACGTGGGCGCGCATGTGGTCATGCCATATGCAGCTGCCGTGTGCGCTGGATGCTCAGCTAAAGCGGGACTCCGATGTGACGTACTACGAGTTCCAAGCCATGCTGAAAATCAGCGAAAGTCCGAACTCGTCGCGCCGGATGACGGACTTGTCGGAGGCGACCACGATGTCCTTGTCGCATCTTTCCCGGGTGATCACCCGGTTGGAGAAGAAAGGGTTCGTGGCGCGCATTCCTGATCCGAATGACGGTCGTGCCACGTTTGCCGCGTTGACCCCTGCCGGGCAGCGCGCCGTCGCCGCAGGGATGCCGGGTTATGTCGCAGAACTCCGCCGCATCTTTTTCGACAACTTGACGGAGAGTGAGCTCGAAGTGTTCGCCTCCGCACTCGCCCGCATTAATTCGACGATGTCTGGTGAGGTTGCTCCCGAATATTCCAGCACTGGGTTGCGAGCCACTGGCGCTGCCTGA
- a CDS encoding YdhK family protein, with product MNKLTQITRLTLVAAVGTLALTSCAEPGDDETAPESAPTKDQVRTDTSSPDTQAHDHDSDGGPAPSGIHGATDPTYAVGDFVILKADHMPGMDGTEGKISGAFDTTTYSVSYTPTDGGEAVTNHKWVVHEELADHGEAPLETGSQVILNADHMPGMKGAEATIDSSTDETVYMVDFEMDGMKMTNHKWVVESEIQSRN from the coding sequence ATGAACAAACTGACCCAGATAACTCGACTTACCCTCGTCGCAGCAGTGGGTACTTTGGCCCTGACCAGCTGTGCCGAACCCGGTGACGACGAGACTGCCCCAGAATCCGCGCCCACCAAAGACCAGGTGCGCACCGATACCTCCAGTCCCGATACACAGGCCCACGATCATGACTCGGATGGCGGCCCAGCACCGTCGGGGATTCATGGAGCCACCGATCCCACATATGCCGTCGGCGACTTTGTGATCCTCAAAGCCGACCATATGCCCGGCATGGATGGCACCGAAGGCAAAATTTCTGGTGCATTTGATACGACAACGTATTCAGTGAGCTATACGCCCACCGATGGCGGTGAGGCGGTGACGAACCATAAATGGGTCGTCCACGAAGAACTCGCAGATCACGGCGAAGCACCGCTTGAAACAGGCAGTCAAGTCATTTTGAACGCCGATCACATGCCCGGAATGAAAGGGGCAGAAGCCACCATTGATAGCTCCACCGACGAAACCGTCTATATGGTCGATTTCGAGATGGACGGCATGAAAATGACCAATCACAAATGGGTAGTGGAAAGCGAAATCCAATCCCGCAACTAA
- a CDS encoding heavy metal translocating P-type ATPase codes for MHGGHAGHGHGGHGDHVGQFRRLFWIMLVLGIPVVAFDPMFADLLSYQLPDAAWVWWVSPILGTVIYCWGGRPFLAGAVSEIRSRQPGMMLLIGLAITVAFVASWGATLGILDHELNFWWELALLVVIMLLGHWIEMRSLAQTSSALDSLAALLPDEAEKVDGDDVVTVTPAELVVGDIVIVRPGAAVPADGQIIDGSASMDESMVTGESKTVRRGLNEHVVAGTVATDSGLRVKVTATGDDTALAGIQKLVADAQASSSKAQRIADTAAGWLFWFAFVAAVITALAWSILGMPGTAVVRTITVLVIACPHALGLAIPLVVSIATERAARGGVLIKDRLALESMRTVDSVLFDKTGTLTKGEPTVTGIHPVGDRTKDEVLALAAAAEADSEHPLAQAIVGAARARKLDVPGATDFSSSPAVGVKATVNDTVIEVGGPYLLDHHSQDELGIAEQWREEGAIILHVLADGQVIGALRLADEIRPESRDTVDALHAHGVQVVMITGDAQAVAETVAKELGIDRVFAGVRPEDKAAKVAELQAEGRKVAMVGDGVNDAPALAQADVGIAIGAGTDVAISSAGVILASSDPRSVLSVFELSEATYRKMKQNLWWAAGYNIAAVPLAAGVLAPIGFVLPMSVGAILMSASTVVVALNAQLLRRLDLTPAASAARSLGRTPETVDA; via the coding sequence ATGCACGGAGGCCATGCCGGACATGGCCACGGGGGCCACGGGGATCATGTCGGACAATTCCGGCGGTTATTTTGGATCATGTTGGTGCTGGGTATTCCAGTGGTCGCGTTCGATCCGATGTTTGCGGACCTTTTGAGCTATCAGTTACCTGACGCGGCGTGGGTGTGGTGGGTATCGCCGATCCTGGGTACGGTCATTTATTGCTGGGGCGGCCGGCCATTCCTGGCTGGGGCAGTCTCGGAGATCCGGTCCCGGCAACCGGGCATGATGCTGCTTATCGGGTTAGCCATCACGGTGGCCTTCGTCGCCTCCTGGGGGGCGACCCTGGGCATCCTGGATCACGAGCTGAACTTCTGGTGGGAACTGGCCCTACTGGTGGTCATTATGTTGTTAGGCCACTGGATTGAAATGCGCTCCCTGGCCCAAACCTCCTCCGCCTTAGACTCGCTGGCCGCCTTGCTTCCGGATGAAGCCGAGAAGGTCGACGGCGATGATGTCGTCACCGTCACGCCGGCGGAGCTGGTCGTTGGGGATATCGTCATTGTCCGGCCAGGGGCTGCGGTCCCAGCCGATGGCCAGATCATCGATGGTAGTGCGTCCATGGATGAATCCATGGTCACCGGGGAATCCAAAACCGTTCGACGCGGGCTGAACGAGCACGTCGTGGCCGGCACTGTCGCCACAGATTCCGGGCTGCGGGTCAAAGTCACCGCCACTGGAGATGACACCGCACTGGCGGGTATCCAGAAACTGGTCGCCGATGCCCAAGCCTCATCCTCCAAAGCCCAACGCATCGCCGATACCGCCGCCGGCTGGTTGTTCTGGTTCGCCTTCGTGGCTGCGGTAATTACCGCGCTGGCGTGGTCCATACTGGGCATGCCCGGCACCGCCGTAGTACGCACAATTACGGTGCTGGTCATTGCCTGTCCTCATGCCTTGGGTCTCGCCATTCCATTGGTGGTATCGATTGCCACCGAGCGTGCAGCTCGTGGCGGGGTGCTGATCAAAGATCGCCTGGCGCTGGAATCGATGCGCACCGTGGATTCAGTGCTGTTCGATAAAACCGGCACGCTGACCAAAGGTGAACCCACCGTCACCGGGATCCACCCCGTCGGTGATCGGACCAAAGATGAGGTGTTAGCGTTGGCCGCTGCTGCTGAAGCCGATAGCGAACACCCCTTAGCGCAGGCCATTGTCGGCGCTGCCCGCGCTCGGAAACTCGATGTGCCAGGCGCCACTGATTTTTCCTCTTCCCCAGCTGTAGGCGTCAAAGCCACGGTCAATGACACGGTCATTGAAGTCGGGGGCCCCTACCTGTTAGACCATCACTCCCAAGATGAGTTAGGCATCGCTGAGCAGTGGCGCGAAGAAGGCGCGATCATTCTTCACGTGCTGGCCGATGGCCAGGTTATCGGCGCGTTGCGTTTAGCTGATGAGATCCGACCAGAATCCCGTGACACCGTGGATGCCCTGCATGCCCACGGGGTCCAGGTCGTGATGATCACCGGCGACGCCCAAGCCGTGGCCGAGACCGTGGCCAAAGAGCTGGGTATTGACCGGGTCTTTGCTGGGGTCCGACCCGAAGATAAGGCCGCCAAGGTCGCCGAACTCCAGGCCGAGGGCCGTAAAGTGGCCATGGTCGGTGATGGGGTCAACGATGCCCCAGCTTTGGCTCAGGCCGATGTGGGCATCGCTATTGGTGCCGGCACCGATGTGGCCATCAGCTCGGCCGGGGTCATCCTGGCCTCCTCGGATCCCCGCTCGGTCTTGTCCGTGTTTGAGCTCTCCGAGGCCACCTACCGGAAAATGAAGCAGAACCTGTGGTGGGCTGCCGGCTACAATATCGCGGCTGTCCCCTTGGCCGCTGGAGTGCTGGCTCCGATCGGGTTCGTATTACCGATGAGCGTGGGTGCAATCCTGATGTCGGCTTCCACTGTGGTAGTAGCCCTCAACGCCCAGCTGCTGCGCCGCTTGGATCTAACCCCAGCTGCCAGTGCTGCCAGGTCCCTTGGCCGTACACCCGAAACCGTGGATGCCTAA
- a CDS encoding metal-sensitive transcriptional regulator produces MTKTPHDDSADHGYISDKDRYLARLKRIEGQARGIHRMIDEEKYCIDILTQISSITSALNNVALSLLDDHMRHCVVRAAQTDGPAAEEKLVEAADAIARLVRS; encoded by the coding sequence ATGACTAAAACCCCGCATGATGATTCCGCTGATCACGGCTATATCAGTGACAAAGACCGCTACCTGGCCCGATTGAAACGCATTGAAGGCCAGGCCCGCGGGATTCATCGCATGATCGATGAAGAGAAATATTGCATCGATATCCTCACCCAGATCAGCTCCATCACCTCAGCCCTAAATAACGTCGCGCTGAGCCTGCTCGATGACCATATGCGCCACTGCGTCGTTCGTGCAGCCCAAACCGACGGGCCAGCCGCCGAAGAAAAACTTGTTGAAGCTGCCGATGCCATCGCCCGCCTCGTCCGCTCCTAA
- a CDS encoding DUF3817 domain-containing protein translates to MTDTTGQPANTVGTAAPRIHPERQRRVRTALRLFSVAAWVTGVMLLLLCARMIMEYGFHMDVSALSWVAIFHGWMYALFLLATLNLGMKARWSTKQWIVTAIAGVVPFLSFFVEAWRRKEVTEEFAL, encoded by the coding sequence ATGACTGACACGACAGGACAGCCCGCGAACACGGTTGGTACCGCAGCTCCCCGCATTCACCCGGAACGCCAGCGCCGGGTGCGCACCGCTTTGCGTTTGTTCTCCGTCGCAGCCTGGGTCACGGGCGTCATGCTGTTGCTACTGTGCGCCCGCATGATCATGGAATATGGCTTCCACATGGATGTCAGCGCGTTGAGCTGGGTGGCTATTTTCCATGGCTGGATGTACGCCCTGTTCCTGCTCGCCACCCTGAACTTGGGCATGAAGGCGCGCTGGTCCACAAAGCAGTGGATTGTCACCGCGATCGCAGGCGTGGTGCCCTTCCTGTCTTTCTTCGTCGAGGCGTGGCGGCGCAAGGAAGTCACCGAGGAATTCGCGCTTTAG